One Balaenoptera musculus isolate JJ_BM4_2016_0621 chromosome 13, mBalMus1.pri.v3, whole genome shotgun sequence genomic region harbors:
- the BCL2L11 gene encoding bcl-2-like protein 11 isoform X3 has product MFPAAAAGAARTRDAACGALSCPAERGSGRAASCRLSAAPGAPTASPGLCLPDRLRVDGQGAPGRRRARAGRRRAPARTRRSEGKGRTKKDQMAKQPSDVSSECDREGGQLQPAERPPQLRPGAPISLQTERQGNPEGEGDRCPQGSPQGPLAPPASPGPFATRSPLFIFVRRSSLLSRSSSGYFSFDTDRSPAPMSCDKSTQTPSPPCQAFNHYLSAMGLSE; this is encoded by the exons ATGTTCCCGGCGGCTGCGGCCGGGGCAGCGCGGACCAGAGACGCGGCGTGCGGAGCCCTCAGCTGCCCGGCGGAGCGCGGCAGCGGACGGGCGGCGAGTTGCAGGCTCTCCGCTGCCCCGGGCGCTCCGACCGCGAGTCCCGGGCTTTGTCTCCCGGACCGCCTTCGTGTTGACGGTCAGGGGGCTCCGGGTCGGCGAAGGGCGCGGGCTGGGCGCCGCCGGGCCCCGGCCCGGACGCGACGCTCGGAAGGGAAGGGGCGAAC aaaaaaagaccaaatggCAAAGCAACCTTCCGATGTAAGTTCTGAGTGTGACAGAGAAGGTGGACAATTGCAGCCTGCCGAAAGGCCTCCTCAGCTCAGGCCTGGGGCCCCCATCTCTCTACAGACAGAGCGGCAAGGTAATCCCGAAGGAGAAGGGGACCGCTGCCCCCAAGGCAGCCCGCAGGGCCCACTGGCCCCACCAGCCAGTCCCGGCCCTTTCGCTACCAGATCCCCGCTTTTCATCTTCGTGAGAAGATCTTCCCTGCTGTCTCGATCCTCCAGTGGGTATTTCTCTTTTGACACAGACAGGAGCCCGGCACCCATGAGTTGTGACAAATCAACACAAACCCCAAGTCCTCCTTGCCAGGCCTTCAACCATTATCTCAGTGCGATGG